One Osmerus eperlanus chromosome 2, fOsmEpe2.1, whole genome shotgun sequence genomic window, CCATTATGCAGCACGGGTGCATcacaatgaaaatgtgttggCAAGTTGAGTTTAAACAGGTGAAAAGTGCTTATGGTTTTGCCAAAAGAGTGATTGATTCAATCAGTGGGTTCAGGCAACTGAGCATTTGGTTTAGACAATagggtttagtgttttagcaattgagaaaaactgtaataagagAGTAGTCATACTCCAACAGTAGTGAACAGGACCAGGTCGGtcttggtgtgttgtgtgtgtttggtccatGTAGAGTtgttgtgctgctgtgtgtgtgtgtgtgtttggtccatGTAGAgttgttgtgctgtgtgtgtgtgtgtgtgtttggtccatGTAGAGTtgttgtgctgctgtgtgtgtgtgtgtgtgtttggtccatGTAGAGTtgttgtgctgctgtgtgtgtgtgtgtgtgtttggtccatGTAGAGTtgttgtgctgctgtgtgtatgtgtgtgtgtttggtccatGTAGAGTTGttttgctgctgtgtgtgtgtgtgtgtgtgtgtttggtccatGTAGAGTtgttgtgctgctgtgtgtgtgtgtgaagcttcTTCCCATCGTCTGACGTGCTCCTGTGTGTTTTTTGGTTCATTCCTCCcttcgtcctcctctctccctccctcctcctttctgctcctctttcctctcaccctcccttcctcttcctctctgctcctccctcctctcttccccctctctccttcctcctctcctcagatctCTATAAGAGTCTCCAGTCTGGGTCTCAGGTTGTGCCTCCTCACTTGCAGTTCACTTTCTCAGGTAACCtctgcccccagccctgccctgcccccagccccgccccctcttCAGGAGTCCTGGGGttctgtgtgctgtggtgtCTGGGCTGACAGATGCTGCTGTGTTGGGAACATGGTCCACTGTAGTCTGacgctctggtctctcctccagatGTCAATCAGAgccagggaggagacaggaagtcccTCTGACCCCGCCCACTACATGACAGCTGCATGACAAATCAGGAACTACGATGACTTTGAGTGACAGATGAATTGACCAACCACAGGATGGGACTTGCGTCTTGTGATGTCAGGATTTTTAACTGTAATTTTTTTAAGAAGAATTTGatagttttttattttaacaGCTCAATGACAAATTCAGTTTTTGTCGATGTTTACAAGGCAGACCTGTCACTGTGGACTGGGGGAGAATATTTATGGATGTCTGGAAACAACTCCCTTCACTCatgacagaatgtgtgtgtgtggacctgtacAGGTCagtttgctgtgtgtgcgtgtgtgtgtctcctccggTCACCTGGTCCCATCTGTCACCTTGGTGCTGGTCGTTCTTTAATAGATGCTGTACATTTTTTTTTGTACTGGAACTTTTCACCTTTTCCTTGTACAAAAATTGAACTATTAAATGAAATTAAACTGATAACTGTTTATGGTGAACGTGGTCTGTCTAGATCTCCTGTCTGGGGAAATCTACTAGTTTTCATCACTCAACTTGTTACTTCAAATCAGTCAATCACTACTTTTGTTATTACTACAATCAAGTAGGCTATACTATTCATAATAAAATAAGTATAAAGTATTACATAAAAAGGTACTGGATCTCAAATCAGTTACATTTGAGACACTTCATGTCTAGCTGGTACCGAAACCAAACAGCAACATTTACCTTCTCCCTCTGAAGCCAGGACAACCAGGTTCATCAAAACATGTTTATTGAACAGGTTCCCTCCCCAGACACGACCCCAGCTAGCCACTCCATCCCAGACAGTCCTCTGGGACGgagcctccaccagccctccgtCACGgctgacaggaaacaggaagtcaaagttgaggaggggtcaggggtcaaacctCGGTCCGACTCCGCGTTCGGCAGTGTTTACGTCTCCGTGATCAGGGAGTCAGGAACAACATCACTAGAGAGCAACTCTGGGGCTAAACCGACCAGTGCAGACGCCACGCCCCTAAATGTCTTTATCTAGTCGCTGCTGACCTGCCCTCGGAGCTGAAGACAAATATTAGaaccaaataaaaaggtataaaCAAAAACCGAGGTAAAACATGAAGACAGACGTTTACTAAGACGCAGCTGCCGGACGGTAGTCCAGGGGAGGTCAGATGACCTCACCAACATGGCCGCCGGAGGTCAGGTGACCTCACCAACATGGCCGCCGGTGTGCGTCTATTTGACCAGTGGTCTGGTCTTGTCGTCATCGCCACACTGGTGGGCTTTGTACTTTTTCACCTCGGCCATGTACATCGACCAGGCGTCTGACTTCCCCGACTcctgagagagacaaggagagagataggaggagagacaggaagagggagccgggaggagagagagacaggaagagggagccGGAGAAAAGACGGGGACATAAAAGGGTTttaaaagaagaggggagaggttagatcaggggtccccaaactacggcccACCCACGCATTTGTAccagccctctgaacaatgcaagagatgttttattatttttaattaAAAATCAGTTCACACTGATTAACATGCATAAataagtaaatgttttgatttcaatagcaatgaatatgaaaaaatgtaactacaatattaataatgctcttttaataggctatatatcccttgatatgtacgATGTACGGTGCACAACAAattaataaactaatctagcataataaatgcatttaaaatcatATTAAAATgtccacaataatactggtagtcactctGGCACATAATTTTCTGTTATAGACCGACCCGGCACCACATTcaagaaaggaaaaattatcTGGCCCTTGAAGAcaaaagtttggggacccctgggtTATACGATGGCTGTAGATATGAAGACAGCAGATAGACGCAACAAGTAATCAGTCAAACCTGGGAATCCAGCTTCTGCTTCTTGGCGACCATGCCAGTCTTGAGGGCCAGCTTGGCACCGCCGCGCCGCTTTCCCACCTGGAGAAGACTGATAGGGTTACACAAGCTGCTCACCAGGGAGTCTACACCACAGACCTGAGTCTCTGTACCACAGACCTGAGTCTCTGTACCACAGCACTGAGTCTCTGTACCACAGCACTGAGTCTCTGTACCACAGACCTGAGTCTCTGTACCACAGACCTGAGTCTCTGTACCACAGACCTGAGTCTCTGTACCACAGCACTGAGTCTCTGTACCACAGCACTGAGTCTCTGTACCACAGACCTGAGTCTCTGTACCACAGCACTGAGTCTACACCACAGACCTGAGTCTCTGTACCACAGCACTGAGTCTCTGTACCACAGCACTGAGTCTCTGTACCACAGACCTGAGTCTCTGTACCACAGACCTGATTCTCTGTACCACAGCACTGAGTCTACACCACAGACCTGAGTCTCTGTACCACAGACCTGAGTCTACACCACAGACCTGAGTCTCTGTACCACAGCACTGAGTCTAGCTCACCAGGGACTCTACACCAGACTATCAGGACAGCTTGGGTAACTACCACTTGGTGAGTACGGTTGCCATGGTGGCTGTggagcacctctctctccagaagaGACCAGTCAGGTGCTGTGGAAGATTGACTACTGTGCACTGTGAACACTATCAGCAGACAAGATAGCATTATTCAACTGTGGTATTCAATCTCATGCCTGATCTGTGTGCAAAGCGGAGTAATGATAGATTACAGCCCATAGGCTGTCTGACTACACACGCCTAGAGCTATCTGGTCTCGGGCAGCGGCCCCTTACAAAGCTGGTCAGGGGAGGCGGCTTCTTCTCCGGGGTCGACTGGCCCTCCTCAGCGCTGCTTTTGTCGCTGCATCCCGGTTCGAGTTGTTTtttcctccgctcctcctccatcttcttcttgaACATCTCCATGAAGCTGCCGTCGTTGGCAAACGCGTTCGCCGTGGCTGTCTTGCCGCCTCCCGGTGCCGGGCTCGCAGGTGACGCCGGGCTGTTGCTGCTGGAGTCGCTGCTACTGTGAGCATTCTTGCTGTATCCACGCTTCGGCTCCATGGCAGCTTTGTCCAGACGCTTGTCGAAGATATAAGCGAGGCAAAAGTTGCTCTTTAATAGTTCTATAACGTCTCTGTTAAAGAGAGTAGTGCTAGCTTTCTGGACAACCGGCAAACACGTATTTTTGTTAAATCGATACCTAGCTATAATGTACGAAATTAGTGCAAGGATAACCGATTGAGGAACAGTTCTTTAAAATCCATAAATATATTGTAGGTACGATACCCTTCGTAGACTGGTGAGCTAGCTAACGTCCAGCTAGCCAGTAATGCAAAACACAAAGCAGGCTGCTGACGTGACGCGGTAGtccgtagctagctagctttctcaACGCTGTTGTAAAGAAGCCAGATACGAACAACTACCCAATTTAATTAAAGAATTTGACGACCAATGTATATCTTAATTTTGAGTATTATTACTTTCCAAAAACACGCGATAGTATTGAACAGACCAGCGAATTAATTGTCCAAATGCTGAACAACTTCTGTTTTCACTCTTCGTCGGCCATCTTGGATTCTTTCCATGTCCAAGTAGCGCGAGTAGCGGCGCTGCCTCGTTGTGGTCTGGAGAGGAACTGCAACAATTTTTCCTCATTGCATTTGCAGCGCCAAATCATTGCTGCCGCTGCTTCAGAATGTATGAAAATATTAAATTGCAAttattatatggcaacgacagtacgagcgttctgattggctaatgggtaatcatgccagccgcgtattgacctcctcgcctgtctgcggtctgatacggataggcctacttattgccctctgacgtaatcttcaaaatgagcgatatcgaggagttttactatccagatgacaatgaagaaatCAACAgtgacgaggaaattcttaactttctaaaatagcagaaaagtgtgaacacagagtaaaacgacaagcgctatcctaggcagattgctaggtttggttgctcagatttcagattggttgctaggcaacacctgaaacacaccgtaaAATttgagagctgaacaaaacgacatgttttctAATTACAttaccatttattttcatttacaaaatgaaaagagctaaaaatgccatatgttaaacaacttactaacctcgactgTTCGGTTAGTAAGTAGCCTAGTTGTTATTATAGCCTATTACTCTGCGGAGCTGTTCGCTCCACGGAACTCAAACGGtcttctgctgctctctctctgcttggagGATGAGCAACTGAACAGTGAAAGGAACAAAGACATAAAGCTCATGGGCGGATCTACAGGAGGGCAAGGGGgggcagctgcccccccccccccgactctaGAGCCTTGCCCCCCCCATCTGCCCCCCTAACTTTGGTGATCCAAAAACTATACTTGTAAAAACAaaccgacacctggacttctgtgtgcgcgCTGCAGTGGCCCAAGCACAGAATAGCGCGCGGATATGGAATTCTGCGGTCACGCATCGGTTTGTGGTTTAAGTTGCTGCGTTCATTAGGATACTGCGTTTTTTCCCctggattatcaatctaaatgaatgcatgtTTTGATGGTCGCCATGAAAATTATCATTTGAAAagggaaaaataaaaaaaggtttgTGTCTGAACAAACAGCTGAGCACCAAACTACTAGCACGTAGTACtagtccctcccctcccctgctcccccccccccctcccctccccccccctcccctgctccccccccccctcccctcccctgctccccctcacctgctcctcccctcacctgctcctcaccctcccctcacctgctccccctcccctcacctgctcccccccctcccctcacctgctccccccctcccctcacctgctccccccccctcccctcacctgctcctcccctcaccctcccctcacctgctcccccccctcacctcacctgctcctcccctcacctgctccctcccctcacctgctccccccccctcccctgctccctcccctcacctgctcccccccctcccctcacctgctcccccccctcacctcacctgctcccctccctcccctcacctgctcccccccctcccctcacctgctcctccccctcccctcacctgctcccccccctcccctcacctgctcctccccctcccctcacctgctcctcaccctcacctgctcccccccctcacctgctcctcccctcacctgctcccccccctcccctcacctgctccccccctcccctcacctgctcctcccctcacctgctcctcaccctcccctcccctgctcccccccctcccctcccctgctgagCACCAAGCTACTAGCACGTAGTACTAGCAGTATCCAAACTAATTAATAGGTTATCTTCATTCAGTATCTTTTATAAACATATGAAATGATTCTTAACTGATGGTGACAAGGAAGACCAGAGTTCAGTACATGTGCAGAATGTCCCCATAGTTGTAGTTTATTGGTATTATTTGTAGTGTATACATAGGCTAACTGACACGTGTCCTAACCCCTCACTATAACAACCCTCTAGGCAACGATAACAGACTAGACCAGACACACGTTTATAAAACACACGTCACACAGCAGCTGCTCAGATACAGAACAGCACTGCTACTTCATGCCTAGGAAACACCATAAAAGATACATCACACCACCAAATGTGACATACTAGATAAACACAATAAAAAATGTATCATACACCAAAAAAGATCAACTAAATGAAGTgaaaacactcatacacagctGTGGTTTCCAGTCAGAAACAGGTATCATTGCACGGACCTAGGGGCACAAGTCATGAGGACACGAGGTCATGAGGTCATGAAAACAGCGGTGCAGTGTTTCTAATAAGgtgcttcctcctccttcacagTAGAACACCAGGAACAGCGTGTCTGCAGAACGCTACAGACCAGATTCATGATGCTGCTGTACGTTTATAGAGGAGCCAAACTAGCATAATAAACATTCACATTCCCCCCACCGATAAATCCAGTTCGGATGAAACAAGGAGATAAGCCGACTAATCAGACTggatttatttttaaataataaaaaatatgtaGAAAGATTACTCTAAATTCAAAAATTGATTGTTTAACTGAGCCGTCAGCTTATGTGGGGATCAGATGCCTCAGTCTATGTCACAGCTCACAGGAAGAGTTAACAGACAAacgggaaaaaaacaacaaaaaaagttcCTTCGAGCTGAGCTCCGCCCCTCAGCTACATCctgataaaataaaaaaagtcaGGTAGTTCATACATTGGAAAACTTTCTCACGCACAGAACACGAGGTCTGCATGTCCAGACCCCGCCCTCCCAGACAAGCCGAGTGTCACATCCAATCACAACCCTCGGATCTTCCGACCCGTCCAATCACAACCCTCGGAGATCCCTTAAGGTTGTTGAGGCACAgtggacaggagggagagagcgagagagaggaggggaggaggagggagaaagggagggagtccTCATGATCATCTAAACCGCTAGGAGCGATAAAACACATGAAACGTTGAAGGACTtgagacaaacagagaaaacAGCAAAGAAACTGGGACAAGAGAGGACGTTTCTCCAGCTCCTGTAGAACTGACCCTAGCCAGACCCCAGATACCTCCACCCCCCGACCCCCCACACCCGTCCCACCCCCTGGcaggccctccctcctcttgggGCAGTACCAGAGGAAGAAGCTTCTAGTCATTCGAGCTCAGTAGTTCAGTAGAACAGTCCAGTGTcttatctctttctcctcccaggGACAGGAGGGTTATCTGGGGTAGCTGCGGCCGGCTCGTCCCCTCCTGGCGCTGGTGGACTGTCTCTGCTGAGCCAGGAAGGACTGGGCTTGGCCTGGGGCCCcggtcctctccccccccctctcccctgccaccCGCTGGTGCAGTGCCATGCCCTGGGGGgacgatgacagagagagacagacacagagagacagagagagcagagagagagagagagagagagcagagagagagagcagagagagagagagagagagagagcagagatagagagagagcagagagagagcagagagagagcagagagagagagagagagagagagagagagagagagagagagagagagagatgattaaTGTCATCTTTGTGTTCATGTCTCCTCCGGGTAGAATCAAAGCTGAACCGTTCGTCCCACCTGAGCTCCACACAGCACCAACCAGGAGAGCAGAgcaccagggagggagagggaagaaccagagagagagagagagacggagacagacagagagacagagacagagagagagacggagacagagagagagacagagacagagagagagagagagacggagacagacagagagacagagacggagatagagagagagagagacagacagagagacagagacagagacagagagagagacagagagagagacagagacagagagacagagagacagagagagagacagagacagagagacagacagagagagagacggagacagagagagagatagagagacagagacagagagagagagacagacagagagacagagacagagagacagacagagagacagagagagagagagacagagagagagacagagagagagagacagacagagagacagagacagagacagagacagagacagagagagagacagagacagagagagagacagagagagagagacagagacagagagagacagagacagagagagacagagacagagagacagagacagagagagagacagagacagagacagagagagagacagagacagagagacagagagagagacagagacagagacagagagacagagacagagacagagacagacagagagacagagagagacagagagagagacagagagacagagacagagagacagagacagacagagagacagacagagagacagagagagagacagagacagacagaactcaCCATGTTGTACCAGGCACTGATGATGAGTTTCTCCTCCTGGTCATGTCTGGACTTGCTCTTCTCATAgtcatgctgcacacacacaggatgtcaTGCATGTGAATATTAATTCTGCACATCAACACACTGacgtcccccacccctccaggggctggatctctccctcctcctcctcctcacctccaggtGCTggatctctcccctcttcctccccctccccctcctcctcctcctccccctcctcctcctcctcctcctcctcctcctcctcctcctcctcctcctcctcctcctccccctccccctccccctccccctcctcctcccccctcctcctcctcctccctcctcctcctccctcctcctcacctctaggTGCTggatctttctctccttctcagtcAGCTGGTTCTTCAGACTCTGGATGTCTGGGCTGCCTAGCAACGGCTGCTGCTGGGGGTCTAGGGTCTtgatcacctgcacacacatgtcaaagagatggagatatggagatgtagagagagagagagacagagagagagacagagagagagtgttgactGACCGTCCTGGCCTTCTCCACGTAGCGTTTGTAGCGATCCTCCATCAccctcatgtcctcctccttcctctgcaGTGTCTGCTGCAGCTCATCTATCTTCCTGGCCACtgggggggtgagaggtcaggggtgagaggtggagggggagggtcagggggtgagagatggagggtcagggggtgagagatggagggtcaggggtgagaggtggggCATGCTTACTATTGTCATCCACTTTAGGCTCCAGGTCGTCAAtgacctccttcttcttctgcagGTCTGAGTGGGCCTCATGCAGCTTCTCTCtggaccacaacaacaacaacatgaagCCCTGCAGCAGCACTCAcaagcagcagcagagctagtATTAATGCTAGTAGTAGTAGTGGGAGTAACAGTAATAACATTAGTAATTGTATTACTTTTatttagtgctgtcaaacgattaaaatatttaatcgtgattaatcgcattaatgtcatagttaactggcaattaatcgcacatttttatctattctaaatgtcccttgatttctttttgtcccataattTCTCATTTCAATgcccttatcaacatggaaaagtggatcggattgcttagtgcaaatgttttttttaattgacgagggggcggagaatttgcatcagctgtgtgcttggccatcaagtggtatttcagactggacgtgctgtgaTGATAgatcagttcacaacgacaaaacacacagatcactttggtcttgtcaatggaatcATTTGGCAACTTAtttaaagtaaactttccattcagaatcttattggcatccattttggcgtctcgcgctcgctatccactcaaaacgtaacgttagcctactactctttagccggctcgcaagcagctagatccggtgtggtgttgtagtttttctaacgtcagtagttgttgcaacagaatgtgaaaaaaattacaaaagttcgctaggccaaaaagaacgctAATCTCGCGATAAAATTTTTTttacgccgttaaaatgggtttgcgttaacaaCGCGTTTAACTTTCAGCACTACTTTTATTATAAGTAACAGTGTTAGTGGTTGTATTACTATAAGTAACAGTAGTATTATTCATAGTACCAGTAACAGTAGTAGTAGAAGTAGTATCAGTATTAGTAAGAGTAACAGTAGTATTAGTAGTGACTAATGACTGCTACTAATACTACTGCTACTAATACTAATACCGATGTTGATActaatactactactactaatgtTGTTGATACTAATACTACTAATGTTGATACTAATACTACTGATGCTGTTGGTACTAATACTACTGATACTAATATTAATAATGTTGTTGATACTAATACTACTACTGATGTTGTTGATACTAATACTACTGATACCAATACTACAACTGATGTTGTTGATACCAATACTACTACTGATATTGTTGATACTAATACTACTGTTAGTACTCACAGGTGTTCCTCCAGCTTCTTCTGCAGCAGAGACGACTGGGGACACAAACAACCAATATTAACATCTAGAACACACCTGAtaagcgcatgcacacacacccctctcacagccctctcacagccccctctcacagccccctctcacagccccctcacacagccccctctcacagccccctcacacagccccctcacacagccccctcacacagccccctcacacagccccctcacacagccccctcacacagccccctcacacagccccctcacacagccccctcacacagccccctcacacagcccctcacacagccccctcacacagccccctcacacagccccctcacacagccccctcacacagccccctcacacagccccctcacacagccccctcacagccccctctcacagccccctctcacagccccctctcacagccccctcacacagccctctcacacagccctctcacacagccctctcacacccctctcacacccctctcacacccctctcacacccctctcacacccctctcacacccctctcacacccctctcacacccctctcacagccccctctcacagccccctcacacccctctcacaccctctcacacccctctcacacccctctcacacccctctcacacccccctcacacccctctcacacccctctcacacccccctcacacccctctcacacccctctcacacccctctcacacccccctcacacccctctcacacccctctcacacccctctcacacccctctcacacccctctcacacccctctcacacccccctcacacccccctcacacccctctcacacccctctcacacccctctcacacccctctcacacccctctcacacccctctcacacccctctcacacccctcgCCCTCATGAGCCAGGCTGGCAGGAGAGGGCCGTACTTACGATGGCCTGATTGGTGAGTGTGTTGGTCGGcgggcggggagagagagagagaggagagaaatggagagagagacaaacagaaagcaagcgatgtagagagggagagacagagacagagagagacagagacagagacagagacagagagagagaggaaaacagagagagagaaagacagagagggggggttagAGGTGAATCACCACAGCAAACGGTTATTGACTGGTCCCCTCCTCGGCCCCTCAGCCCCGGCCTTAGAAAGCCAGGAACCTTCTAGAATCTCTCCCCTCTAAATCCCCTTACCCCTTACTTGTCAGGATTGTTCAGATCTGAATACAAATCCAGAACACTCGTGTCTGATtggaccagaggagagacagtacgaagacagaaaaagacggaggagttgtgtgtgtatatatgcgtgtgtgtgtgtgagagagagagctcacatCCTCAGTCTTGCTGCCCTGCTCCTGCAGAGCGCTCTGCAGCCGCTCCACCTGAGACCTGAGATCCCTGATCAGCTGCTGGTCTAACCTGCAGGAGAAGGTATGAATGTTTGCTGCAGATTCAGACCCACCaggtcctcccccaccaggtcctcccccaccaggtccccccccaccaggtccccccccaccaggtccccccccaccaggtccacccccaccaggtcctcccccaccaggtccacccccaccaggtccacccccaccaggtccacccccacccccaccaggtcctcccccaccaggtccacccccaccaggtccacccccaccaggtcctcccccaccaggtcctcccccaccaggtcctcccccaccaggtccacccccaccaggtcctcccccaccaggtccacccccaccaggtcctcccccaccaggtccacccccaccaggtcccccccaccaggtccccccccaccaggtccccccccaccaggtccccccccaccaggtcctcccccaccaggtccacccccaccaggtccacccccaccaggtccacccccacccccaccaggtcctcccccaccaggtccacccccaccaggtccaccccaccaggtcctcccccaccaggtccacccccaccaggtccccccccaccaggtccccccccaccaggtcctcccccaccaggtccccccccaccaggtccccccccaccaggtccacccccaccaggtcctcccccaccaggtcctcccccaccaggtccccccccaccaggtcccccccaccaggtccccccccaccaggtccccccccaccaggtccccccccaccaggtccccccccaccaggtccccccccaccaggtccccccccaccaggtccccccccaccaggtccacccccaccaggtcctcccccaccaggtcctcccccaccaggtccacccccaccaggtcctcccccaccaggtccacccccaccaggtccacccccaccaggtccacccccaccaggtcctcccccaccaggtcctcccccaccaggtcctcccccaccaggtcctcccccaccaggtcctcccc contains:
- the trir gene encoding telomerase RNA component interacting RNase — translated: MEPKRGYSKNAHSSSDSSSNSPASPASPAPGGGKTATANAFANDGSFMEMFKKKMEEERRKKQLEPGCSDKSSAEEGQSTPEKKPPPLTSFVGKRRGGAKLALKTGMVAKKQKLDSQESGKSDAWSMYMAEVKKYKAHQCGDDDKTRPLVK